The DNA window AGAAGACCAAGTCCCTGTTCCAGGGCAACATCTACAGCGACGACCTGCTGAGGGAGCTGAACGAGACCCAAACGCTGAGCACCGCTCTGCAGGATCAGGGACTGCAGGGGATGCGCTTCACCAGCATCGACACGGGAAGTGAGCTCATCTACGTGTGCACCAACCGCAACTTTGTGCTGTGCTGCACCAGGAGCTTGAAGACGGAACGCTTCTCCAGGATCGCTGTGAACGAGAGTCGTTTCCTGTTCCCCACCTCCCTGTGTGTGCTCTCCAACGAGAGCTATGTGGCCGTGGGCCTGTCCAATGGCTCCGTGATGATTCTCAACTGCAATCAGCGGCAAAGGCAGCGACAGAAGACTCCCCACAGACCCAAAACAGGACTCCCGCCGGCCAGCGATGAGCCCGATCCCGAGACGGGCAAGTCCTGCGCCATCCAGAACATCATACTAAACGAGCGCAGATCCTTCGACCAGCAGGTGGATCCCCATACCAATTCCAATCCCACCTACGACCCCCGACCCAACACGGCGCTGGAGCAGATTGAGCGACCCAGGCGTTCCTACGAAATGAGAGTCTTTGACCAGCAGCTGCTCCTCAGTGGCAGCGGCCTGCGTCAGCACCTCGTCCAGGCCCTGATCCTGTCCAGCGACGGCTGGCGAGTCTCTGCATTGACCAATGGAACTGTGCGCACCTACGATTTCTACCGCGACAGGGAGGTACCCAGTGAGCAGCCCACGGAAAGCCGCTCCAAAGTCACGGATATCGCAGCAGCTCGCAGTTCTGGACAGGAGCAGGTCCTGCTCATCCTGGACGCCACTGGGCAGGTGCAAGCGCACACCCTTGACTACTagcttgttaaatattttctaatttgtATGCGTTTGttgaaaccttttttaaagcaaataaagtCGACCTAGCCCTACCAGATTTGAATATAATCGaaggaaatattaaaaaacaattcgATGTATTTcttaattcaaataatttagTGCTAGTTTACAAAACTAAAGTTTGGATAAGAGGATGGTATCGAATTTGAACTTGTTTTGTTTAGgggcattattttttttttaatcctgagcatatatattttaaacaattaaatggTTAAATAAATACCTGTAATTTTACCAAGAGTACAAGTTGCTTGGATcacttttaataaattcatttgcatatatttaaggaaaatctaagtagattattttaaacatttattaacaaaaattCGTAGAGCCACATGCTCTATTTTGCTCACTTCACTATGATATGATATGTACACTTCTCCACCTCATTCTTGGTGGTTATTCCTACCAAGCTAAACCTGCCTGGCCATGGACAACATGCCGCCGGCGGTCGTGGCTCCCAGGAGCTGTCGCACCGTCTGCAGCTCGTCCCTGAGCGCCAGGACCTGGGCCCTCAGGATGGAGTTCTCCTGCTCCAGCAGAGCCGCCCGGAAGGCTATCCTGTCCTCCCGGATCTTGCGCGCATCCCTGGACTTCTTCGCCGCCTCGTTGTTCCGCTTGCGCCGCTCGAAGTACTTGGCATCCTTCTGGGCCTCCGGAATGGGTCGCTTCTCGCCGCGAACCCGCCGGTGCATGAAGCCCGGAAACATTCCTGCTCCCATGACGCCCACGCGGTTGAGCTCCATGAGCGGAAATTCCAGGGCCTGAAGGGCGTGACTAGGCGGAGCAATGTACTCGAAGGCAGGCAGAGATTCGGAGGATCTCTTCGAAGCGACCATGCCGGGAAAGCCAAGCCCGGGCAGCCGGAGATCCTGGGGCATGGGAAAAGCGTACGGCGGATTCTTATTCTTGCTCTCCAGGTCGGCGTCCAGTTCGGAGTGCAGCGATACGGTCTCGGTGACATCCAGAATGGGCGACTGGGCGGGCGAGTGCATCCTTTATCAATGCTCCgctgaactgaactgaacttCCGTTCGCGCCAACGGCCTGGCTGTGTCTGAGTCCTGCGCTGCGTTATGGCCCAAGTCCTGGCGACCACCTGCCTGCCGCGGTAATTATAGGTTCTTGTCACACAAACCCCCAACCCACATCCTCCCCCCTTTTGGGGCTAATTCTAAGCCAGCCGCAACCCTCCTTCGCCGGCTGATTCAACCAATCACGCAATGTTGACGGTAATTATTCGTCAAATACATGACACTTGGCCGGGCCAGCATGGCATTTATTGTGCTGCCCGGTTACAAGGACTTCATATAACTGGTTAGCCAGATTACAAACCCCAGACCCGGTGCCCCCCGCAGCACCTTTTTCAGGGGGTGTAGCAAGTGCCTGGTCCTCGGAGTTGGCCAACTGTTATGCGGTGGGGCGGAAAACGGAGGGATTTCCCGGCCACTGACCAATGGGAGTGGACCTGCGACTATCGACCGGCATTTTGTAGACGCAAGCTCCTCGATAAGCAGCGGTAATAGTCTGAAAGAGGCGGGCCGGAACCCCCAAGTTATTGCACTCACTGGAAATAAACCATTTCAAATCGGGGTACTTGAATtagtaatttataaattgaCATTAATTAAGAGGATCGTGCAGGGATACAAAAGGGGTATAGTCCTTGTTTTGATGATAATTCTTTATACTCTTTCATACcattctatatatatacagaTGAGTATAAGTATAAGTATACATATCACCATCAAGTGTTCAAAAAATTCCATCACATTATTGTATAATACTCCACTACAAaagttgatctaaaatattaCATAGGTTCTGGAAACAGCATATGTTATATACATATTACATATGATAAGTTTggtttacatattttttaatttacacaatttggtattttttaatttttaactgcTAATTGCTTATATCGCTTTTATgaacatatattattatatctattctttattttttaacatagcTTTAGTAAAGTCACCATAAATAGGTACTTTTTAATGCTTTTTCAATAATACCATGAAATGTATTATCTTGTATCTAGTATTTTCTACAATCAAAAAGAGAAATAATTCAAGATCTTCTTAGATAAGCTCATATTGTtcttataattaatatttttttatatttttaataatgttattaagaaataataataattcctATATTAAGATATACATTACTTAAAACCAGAGTGCCAATAAGTTTGGTAACCAGGAAACATATTATTATGACTCCATTAGCTGCACTTTGAAAACTGCAAAGTCAGGGAGTTCCGATTTGGCCAATATACCACATCAAGACATCAAAAAGTTTATCCAACTTCAATTTGATCAAGC is part of the Drosophila biarmipes strain raj3 chromosome 2R, RU_DBia_V1.1, whole genome shotgun sequence genome and encodes:
- the LOC108022427 gene encoding uncharacterized protein LOC108022427, whose translation is MHSPAQSPILDVTETVSLHSELDADLESKNKNPPYAFPMPQDLRLPGLGFPGMVASKRSSESLPAFEYIAPPSHALQALEFPLMELNRVGVMGAGMFPGFMHRRVRGEKRPIPEAQKDAKYFERRKRNNEAAKKSRDARKIREDRIAFRAALLEQENSILRAQVLALRDELQTVRQLLGATTAGGMLSMARQV